CCTCAACTGATATGTTGTCAACCTGAGTCTTAAGCCAAGCAGTCAGCCTTTCGGTTTCGTCACTTCTGCCAATTGGCGTAAACTCCTGCGCAATATTGGATACAAGGTTAATTTCGGCCGCAGTCGGGATATTATCGCCCCTTGCTTCATAGATTAAGCGGAAGAATGATTCCGAAGTCTGAAGAAACGTAAACGCCGCACTGTCATTTCCGTAAACAGAAGTATATTTGCCTAAGTACATATAAGCTTCGGACTTGCTTATTGATTTGACAAGGAATGCATCCGTGAGTTTTTTTGCTTTATCCAGAAGTCCCATAGACGCATATGACTCAATAACCTTGAGGTAAATATAATCGTTTATCTCATCATCAAAAACTTTGTTGATAAGCTTTCTGGCTTTATAATTTTGGTCTATGTTTGAGCTGAAATAGTAGTTCGCCCTCGCTGTGTTATTGTCTCCGGGCAGGTTTGCAGTCTCAAGAGGTACGTTGACGAACTGCACTCCGCTTTCGCTCATAATTGTGCTGAGCGCCGATGCGAAACCGTTTGCAGAGAGAAGAGAAGCAAGCTCCGCATCAAAATCCCCTGATATATAGTTATTATAGTCAACAAAGAAGCTGTTATTGAAAAGAGCAAACCTTACAGCCTGATAAATCGGGAAGCTTTCAAGAGAGAAGCTTACGCCTGATGTGTTTTCGAGCCCTGCAAGAAGCTTATCCACATTTGCAGTATAGGTATCTGAAACAGTGGCAGGCAGATTAGTTACAAGGCTTGAAACGGTTCTTCTGAATATTGCGCTCTTTTCCGCTGCCACCAGCTCTGCTATTATATCACCCTCACCGCTGAGTCCCGCCAGAATTGCCAGTGTTTCCTCAAGTTCCTGTTTGACCTCAGCATAAGACGATGCGGAGGTGAACTCAGCAAAAACAGCATCCAGAGCACCCGCAGCAAACACCCCGCCCGGAGATACAAAATCGCCGTCCTCTATTGCTCTTGATATGGCATCAAAAGGGTTTTCCTCCCCGCCGCCGTAAGTGCTACTGAAATCACGGTACTGTACAGCGATTTTAACAAGAAGATAAGAAGCATGAAGAAGCTCAGGTTCCAGTGAAGGGTCGGAAAGTATATCAACATCTGCCGCAAAGCCGAAAGCTGCCCTGACTGCGTTTACAGCAGACTGAATCTCACTCTGGCTCATCCGTGAAGTCACAGAGGAAAGGTTAGAAGTAATGAGAGAAGTAAGTGGGGAAACAACTATTCCGTCAGCATTTCCGCTGAATGCATTAAGCGGTGCTCTCAGGCTTATTGATTCAAAGCTGATACCTGTTTCAGTGTCAACTCCGCCGTGTGTTTCAATATAATAAAGAGAAAAATCGAAAGAAGAAGGCACAACGAATGAAAACACACCCGCATCATTGGTAAACCTGCGGCAGAGAAGGTTGCCCGCAACCCCGCATGTGTTAACGATTGTGTCATCGGAAATCTTTCTTATCTCAACCTGTGCCCCTGTTATAGCGGGGTCGGTAACGATGCCTGAAATGGTCTGAGTGTTGCTTCCGCCGGGGTCATCGCTTCCGCCGCCGGAACTTCCGCCGCCGCAGCCTGCTGCGAGAAGCAGAAAAAGAGCTGATAAAAGTGTTACCAATTTTCTCATTCAGAAAACCTCCAAAAAATAATGAGAAGCATAAGCTATGCGGGATTCGGAGATCCTCGGAATAATTTTAGAATGACCTAACTAAATAATACATCCCTAGTATAATAAGCAACATCTATTGTCAAGTTATTTCTGACAGGCAAGCACTCCGTAACCCTTATTTGACCATGGCTTTACTTAAAAGAATACTGCTTGCGGAAGTGATAAAAAAAACGGCGGACACAGGGAATGTCCGCCTCAGGGGTTTGAATAACAGTATCAGGATCGGCGCGGGGCAGAATCCGCGCCGCAGGGATTTACACTGCCAGTCTGCCGCATTTTTTGGCGGCATTTTTACGGGAAAGGTATCTTTTACACTGGAGTATTCTGTCGTAACCGAGCATAACACCCAGAATAAAGTCCTGTTCATCCGTAAGTTTATTCAGGGAAACACCGAACTGCCTGACAACATTCACGCAGTTTTCGTCTCCGAAAAAAATATTGAACCTCGTGTCGTCAATGTCCTGTATGAAATAGGCTATTTCGTTCCTTTCCAGCTTTTTTTCAAAAAGAGGCCTGAGCTCCGCCTTTGCAGTGTGGAGTATAAGGCTGCGCAGCCCCTTTTTGTATTCATACAGGTGATGGCTGAAAACCTGCATATCAGCCTGCGAATGATTCGCAGATTGAAGCTACCCACGCCTTGATACGCTCATCGGTCATATCCGCCTGATTGTCCTCGTCTATGGGGAGCCCCACAAACTCGCCGTCTCTCTCTGCAAGGGAAGCATCATAGTTGTAGCCGTCTGTGGAAACAGAACCCACAACATTTGCTCCTGCGGAGGAGACAGCATCATAGAGTATGCCTATTCCGTCAACAAAAGTGTCGGGATAGCCGTCCTGATCCCCTGAACCGAAGAGAGCAACTGTCTTTCCGCTGAGGTCAGAGTTTGCAAGAGGCTTCCTGAGCCCTTCCCAGTCGTCCTGAAGGTCGCCCATTCCCCATGTGGATGTGCCGAGGATTATTCCGCTGTATGAAGTAATTGTAGAAATATCTGTATCGCCTGCGCTCTGAACGTCTGCGTCTATGCTGTTTTTCTTAAGCTCTTTTGCTATTGCGTCTGCCGCGCTTTTCGTTACGCCTGTGCTGCTGCCGTAAAAAATGCCTACTTTACTCATTGGCTCCTCCTGGATTTCATTAAGCTATAATTTTTAGATCAAAATACATTAGTTCATCTTCTCTAACTTTTGAGCCGCAGAAAGTCAAGCAGTTTTTTTGTAAAATCCGGAGGGGTCACTCTTTCAGCATATCATCAGCTTCGGGCATGAGAGCAGCGGCAAACACCGCCAAAATGGAAATTGCGCCTATTACCGCTATTATCCCGGCTGCACCTGTTTTTTCGGCAAGAAAACCGAGAAGCCCGGCAAACAGCGTGATAACACCCACCATACTGTTGCTAAAAGCGGTAAAAGTAGCCTTGTTCTCCGCAGGTGTGGCATCCACGAGGTATGTCTTGCGGCCGAGCCTCACTCCTGCCTCCGCAAGTCCGATCAGCACAAATGAGGCCAGAAGTCCTGCATATACAGCCAGTTGGGATGTGAGAAAATAACAGACAACAGCAACCGCAGCCGCCGCAACGGATATAACCGCGCTCTGGATCATCACTGTCCGGCTGGTTTCATCTGCCGCACGTCCCCAGAAAGGGCTGCTGATCACCTGTGAAACCCCTATGGCTGTCATAAAGAGCCCCAGTCCTGCCTTGGATGTTCCCAGAAGCTCCGAAGCATAAAAAGCATAGAAAGGCACGGCTATCTCTATAATATTCAGCATTATTCTTGCGTACATATATTGTCTGAACCCTTTATACTTCCTGAACAGGGCAAACCCTGCCGCTGTTTCCTTAACAGCATTTCTGCCGCCTTTAACAGAACCCGGATACTCCTTTATGCTCTGAAAGAACAGTGAGGAGATAATCCACAGCACGGCGCCGAAAACAAGCAGCATATAGAGGGTCGTCAGTGAGCCGCCTTTCAGCCTGCTTATTACAAGCCCCGCTGCAATTGTGAGTATGCCCCCTGCGAATGCTCTGGCGGAGAGGAGCCTGCCCCTCTGCCCTTTGTCAACTGTTTTGCCCAGAACATCCTGAAACGCCACAGATGCTGCTCCGCTTGCCGTGCTGAAAACAATAAGGAGAAAAAGAACCGAAACGCCCGCCTTAGCCGGGGTAAAATACATGGCAGACGGAATCATGAGCAGCAGACACAAAGCCTGAATAAAGCCGGAAACAGTCCAGACTGTTTTACGTATGCTGAGCGTGCGGATGTAACCTGCGGTAATCATCTGCGGAAGAAGGGAGAAGGTCTGCTTGAGAGGCATTGCAAAACCGAGAATCCATAAAGGAGCGCCTATCGCCTGGAGTAGCCACGGAATAACCAGATTAGGCCCCGCTGTCTGTTCAGCAAGCTTGGATGCGGCTCCGTTCATCAGGTTTGCCTTGTAATTGCGCGCTGAATGTCTGCATGCCTCTTCCGGTATGCTTTTACATGCTCTGTCCAGAGAATCGTCATCCGAAAGAACTGACTTGAAAACAGCGGTTTTTCTCATGGTGGGCCTCCATGGAAAAACCTAGCATAAAACCTGATTTCTTTAAAGTTAAGAGATAATTCTAAGAATGTCAGCGAACGCTTACAGCACCGTACGGGCAGGATATGGTGCAGAGGTTGCAGCCTGTGCAGCCCACAGACTTAACATTTACAGACAGGGTGACTTCGTTCCCTTTTATGATTTCTGTGACTGGCTCAAATATCTGGAACGGGCACATACGGGCGCATATGCCGCATTTAGCGCACTTTTCAGTATTAATTTCCGCGCGTTTCAGAAGCCCTTCCTTCTGCATATTACGGATGAGAATATCTCCTCCCAAAACTTCCAGAGAATTAAGATATTCCCTGTGGGGAGCAGCAGCTTCCTTAACCTCAAGTACTGTTTTCTGGCGGTTGGAATCGTTTTCTCCGAGATAATGGAGTGTTTTCCCCACGGATTTTTCTGCCCCTGTTCTGAGGAAGCTGAAAAATTCACGGCGGCTGAGCTTAACATCCTGATTTCCGCCAAGGCGCTCTGCCAGCCTGCTCTTTTTCTTGGGGAGCGGAGCCTCATCCGGCTTTCTGATGAGGAATGCAGGTTCTTTTCCGCAGAGCTCCAGCACCTTTGACGATGCCTCAAGCTCAGCAGTCAGCATATCCAGACAGCCCCCCGCGGGGCATGCCGAACAGTCGCCGTGAATGAACTCCTGCCTTTTAGCCCCTTCGGATGCGGCTTTTATTATCTGTTTGCGGTTTATATAGGCGAGTGCGGAAACCTTTGCCGTGTTTTCGGCGGATTTTGAGCGGGCGCAGGAGTATTTAACGCTGCCGTCAGTCTTTATCTGCTCTGCCGCGGAGGCAGAAACACGCGCATCATCCGCCCTGCGGAGCGTGAATACATTATTCATGCATGCATTCACGCACTTGCCGCAGTCAGTGCAGACAGACCAGTCCACAAGCACCTTGCCGCCCGCACGGGTGATTCTCACCGCCTCAGCGGGACATACATCCGTGCATGCGGTGCAGGCTGCGTTCTTATGGCGAACCCGCACACACAGCGCGCTGTTTATGACGAAATATTCGGAAAGTTTTTCAAATACACCTTCCACAACACCCATGGAATCTATTCTCCGACAAGGTCTTCCAGAAGCAGCATATCTTCCGTAAGGAAACCTTTCAGAAGGTATGCGTAGGCAACGTAAAACTGAGTATGGAGCCTTTCGCTTTTTGATATGACTATGTCACAGAAATCGGGAATCCATTTTATTATGTGGTTGTCGTAGAACTCTTTCTGAGTTTTGAGTCTGGCTTCGGCTCCGTCAAAGTCCTCTTCCTGAATGAGCTCTGCCGTTTTTTTGCTTAAGAGTCCCATGAACTGCAGCTCAAGCGATACATGGTCTTCGATTGTTTTGTTGCCTTCCGCTTTTTTAAAGCCGTTGACGGCATAGGCTGTTTTAACTTCGCTCCATGGCTCCTGTTTAATGAGCTTTTCGGGCGAACGGTACACAGATTCATAAGCGGAAACAGAACCCTGACCGAGAACAAAAAGGAATGTGAAGTCCTTTGCCCTGTCCAGCCTGTTTTCGGCAAGCCAGCCTTCCAGATTTGATTTATCGGCAGGCAGAAAAGTATTGAGAATCTGCGCGCCTTTTTTAAGATCGCCGTTCTCGGAAAGCTCCGCAACAGCAAGCAGGTAAGCACATGTGTCAGCGGTAAGCCTGTCGGAGAAATCGTCCGGCACATCCATGAATATTCTTGAAAAAATATTGAATGTTACGTCTCTTCCCTTGTGTGTCTCACATATTTCATTAACGTTCATAACGCCACCTCATATATCTTCATCGTAGTCAAATAAAGCCGGATTAACCAAGTCTATCTTAAGCTCGCGCATGTGGGAGGATTTTCCCTCTGTTTCCACAATATTGTACGTCAGCGCCACTTCTTCAACCCCTCTGAGTTCGGAAATGTATTTAGGGTGAAACTCAAGGGCATCAGAACCTGCCAACCGCTGAAAGGGAGCACCTTTTTTGCTGAGAAACTTCTGCACCTTTCCGGCGTTTCCGCCGTAGACGCGGGCTATTTTTATAAAGAAGTCCTTTTCGGACATAACTTCAAAAGGCATAAGCTTTGTCGAGGAGTTCTGGGAATAAACCTGCGATGTCAGCTTATTTTCCAGCGAACAGTAATGCACACCCAGCTTGAGACCCTTTTCAAGAGCAAACTCAAGCAGCCGCAGGCATTCCTCCTCGCTGCCTGCAACGGGCAGACCGCCGGAATAATTGTAAGAATAAAGCACGTGGTAGGGGCGGCTTTTTATTTTAAAGCCCAGTTTTTTATATTCTTCCGCATCTGTCCACGGATAAAGGAACTCAAGTATGTTGATCCCGTCGCACCCTATCTCATCCATTTTTAACAGAAGATCCTTCATATGCTCAAAAGTTCCGGGGATAACGGGCATCTCCACCATTACGACGGGGATAAATTTTCTGGCGGTTCCGAGCTTGTCCAGAGTTTCCGCGGGGTAGCCGTCCTTATCCATTTTCACGCTTATGCGTATCTCATTAAGACCGGCAGCGGCAAGCTGTTCCGCAAGGTCATCAGTGAGAAGATCACCGTTGGTATAAAGGCGTCTGTGCGCTTCGGGATATTTCTCCGCGGCATGCTTAAAAAAGCTGACAGCGCGTTCAGGCAGAAGGAGCGGCTCACCGCCCGTAAGGGCTACTGATGAAACCTTTTTTCCCGCCATTGAAGCATCAAGCTCTTCTTCTGCGTTATTGATGTTTTGGGTGTAAAAATCATACTCTTCCTGATTCATGTTAGCGCAGAAATAACAGTCGCGGTTGCATGTCAGGGTATGGAAAACGGTTTTGGAATTTTCTCCGGTTCGGCAATCGGTGCAGGCGGGGGAGAGATAACCGTATGAAAGACTTTTTGCGTTATAGCCCTTAATCCGACTGTTTTTTAAGAGCCTCTCAGCGGCTATGCTGTTAGAGGAAGCTCCCTCGACTGCACCGATTCCCGAATCTTCAGCAAATTTCATGAAATCAGCGTACTGCAGCACATATCTTTCAGCATCCTCCCTGAAAGTTCTGTTCTTAATCAAGTCTAAGGTCTTTGCATTTATGTCTGTTATCATTGAATTTCCTTTTTAATGTCTTTACTCAGCAGACAAAATATAACTTACTCCCCCATTTCACAAGGGTTTAAAAAAAGAAATACCGCCCCCCTAAGAGGGCGGTATTTTTGGTTGTTACAGCTCCTAGTTTTTCGGTTTAAAGAAAATGGAGGGTACTGTATCTCCTGAGGTAAGGGTATTACCGTTGGAGTCCTTTGATGAATCGGGCATACCTACAGCAGTTCTCTGTGCTGTGGGGTATTTCGCGCTGATCTCTTCAACTGTGCCGAAGTCAAGGGCTCTCTGAGGGCAGGAAGCCACGCACGCGGGTGCAAGACCGTCTTCAAGCCTGTCCCAGCAGAAGGTACATTTCTGTACAGGGTGTTTAACAGCCCAGCTTGCCTTCTTAACAGGCTCAGATTTATCATCGCCGAACTGAGGAGCACCATAGGGGCATGCAACTGCGCAGGAACGGATGTTCTGGCACTTGTCACGGTCTACTATTACTATGCCGTCCTCTTTTCTTTTATAAATCGCTCCCACGGGGCAGGCTGCCGTGCAGGCAGGGTTTGCGCAGTGGTTGCAGGAAAGGACAAGGTTGAAA
The genomic region above belongs to Geovibrio ferrireducens and contains:
- a CDS encoding MFS transporter — protein: MRKTAVFKSVLSDDDSLDRACKSIPEEACRHSARNYKANLMNGAASKLAEQTAGPNLVIPWLLQAIGAPLWILGFAMPLKQTFSLLPQMITAGYIRTLSIRKTVWTVSGFIQALCLLLMIPSAMYFTPAKAGVSVLFLLIVFSTASGAASVAFQDVLGKTVDKGQRGRLLSARAFAGGILTIAAGLVISRLKGGSLTTLYMLLVFGAVLWIISSLFFQSIKEYPGSVKGGRNAVKETAAGFALFRKYKGFRQYMYARIMLNIIEIAVPFYAFYASELLGTSKAGLGLFMTAIGVSQVISSPFWGRAADETSRTVMIQSAVISVAAAAVAVVCYFLTSQLAVYAGLLASFVLIGLAEAGVRLGRKTYLVDATPAENKATFTAFSNSMVGVITLFAGLLGFLAEKTGAAGIIAVIGAISILAVFAAALMPEADDMLKE
- a CDS encoding radical SAM protein translates to MITDINAKTLDLIKNRTFREDAERYVLQYADFMKFAEDSGIGAVEGASSNSIAAERLLKNSRIKGYNAKSLSYGYLSPACTDCRTGENSKTVFHTLTCNRDCYFCANMNQEEYDFYTQNINNAEEELDASMAGKKVSSVALTGGEPLLLPERAVSFFKHAAEKYPEAHRRLYTNGDLLTDDLAEQLAAAGLNEIRISVKMDKDGYPAETLDKLGTARKFIPVVMVEMPVIPGTFEHMKDLLLKMDEIGCDGINILEFLYPWTDAEEYKKLGFKIKSRPYHVLYSYNYSGGLPVAGSEEECLRLLEFALEKGLKLGVHYCSLENKLTSQVYSQNSSTKLMPFEVMSEKDFFIKIARVYGGNAGKVQKFLSKKGAPFQRLAGSDALEFHPKYISELRGVEEVALTYNIVETEGKSSHMRELKIDLVNPALFDYDEDI
- a CDS encoding 4Fe-4S dicluster domain-containing protein yields the protein MGVVEGVFEKLSEYFVINSALCVRVRHKNAACTACTDVCPAEAVRITRAGGKVLVDWSVCTDCGKCVNACMNNVFTLRRADDARVSASAAEQIKTDGSVKYSCARSKSAENTAKVSALAYINRKQIIKAASEGAKRQEFIHGDCSACPAGGCLDMLTAELEASSKVLELCGKEPAFLIRKPDEAPLPKKKSRLAERLGGNQDVKLSRREFFSFLRTGAEKSVGKTLHYLGENDSNRQKTVLEVKEAAAPHREYLNSLEVLGGDILIRNMQKEGLLKRAEINTEKCAKCGICARMCPFQIFEPVTEIIKGNEVTLSVNVKSVGCTGCNLCTISCPYGAVSVR
- a CDS encoding TorD/DmsD family molecular chaperone gives rise to the protein MNVNEICETHKGRDVTFNIFSRIFMDVPDDFSDRLTADTCAYLLAVAELSENGDLKKGAQILNTFLPADKSNLEGWLAENRLDRAKDFTFLFVLGQGSVSAYESVYRSPEKLIKQEPWSEVKTAYAVNGFKKAEGNKTIEDHVSLELQFMGLLSKKTAELIQEEDFDGAEARLKTQKEFYDNHIIKWIPDFCDIVISKSERLHTQFYVAYAYLLKGFLTEDMLLLEDLVGE
- a CDS encoding DUF2023 family protein, whose protein sequence is MQVFSHHLYEYKKGLRSLILHTAKAELRPLFEKKLERNEIAYFIQDIDDTRFNIFFGDENCVNVVRQFGVSLNKLTDEQDFILGVMLGYDRILQCKRYLSRKNAAKKCGRLAV
- the fldA gene encoding flavodoxin FldA, which produces MSKVGIFYGSSTGVTKSAADAIAKELKKNSIDADVQSAGDTDISTITSYSGIILGTSTWGMGDLQDDWEGLRKPLANSDLSGKTVALFGSGDQDGYPDTFVDGIGILYDAVSSAGANVVGSVSTDGYNYDASLAERDGEFVGLPIDEDNQADMTDERIKAWVASICESFAG
- a CDS encoding tetratricopeptide repeat protein gives rise to the protein MRKLVTLLSALFLLLAAGCGGGSSGGGSDDPGGSNTQTISGIVTDPAITGAQVEIRKISDDTIVNTCGVAGNLLCRRFTNDAGVFSFVVPSSFDFSLYYIETHGGVDTETGISFESISLRAPLNAFSGNADGIVVSPLTSLITSNLSSVTSRMSQSEIQSAVNAVRAAFGFAADVDILSDPSLEPELLHASYLLVKIAVQYRDFSSTYGGGEENPFDAISRAIEDGDFVSPGGVFAAGALDAVFAEFTSASSYAEVKQELEETLAILAGLSGEGDIIAELVAAEKSAIFRRTVSSLVTNLPATVSDTYTANVDKLLAGLENTSGVSFSLESFPIYQAVRFALFNNSFFVDYNNYISGDFDAELASLLSANGFASALSTIMSESGVQFVNVPLETANLPGDNNTARANYYFSSNIDQNYKARKLINKVFDDEINDYIYLKVIESYASMGLLDKAKKLTDAFLVKSISKSEAYMYLGKYTSVYGNDSAAFTFLQTSESFFRLIYEARGDNIPTAAEINLVSNIAQEFTPIGRSDETERLTAWLKTQVDNISVEATKRTGYTRLLNAQKTVVESHIADGDLAKAEAAADYMFVLLEDMPLMTTGTNGKYATHYGYYKNAFDYYRTLGLKAKTVQYYNDKYEPKRLVDVGDGRTFWQNSTAYIIVNLYWAGGKDTATSILDTITTASSKKNAAKGIGFIKALEEDFASAVSFYEAAIPIGSDFTSIGDYIDSWLYLGVNKSNPGIALSAIEAGDTELAVAALEYIEGKFDALKAYIDTNSLSYNTYINSLAGNYSSSGYDTYAYEGGYLKLAELYMDLGNTVKAAAMVDKAYAYVDGCVDSVAKANAYSAAARYYLELGNTAKANEVYAKNLLIDTSSYPAIDKFDYYRILAKDKLMTGDTEAAEELIDVSITYGLGIHPTGTVDNTLASKEVIALNMMASLYNDLQKVEKAKNVLELSAATAKEITTASGRKNHYEYVIGKYSDFGLVELAYEKARELFETTADLNSAIEDIAYAVANHDDFPDSSIAFVDTDKDGKPDFFLPSATPEQIAASGLVLDDDSDGDGKPDTTDTTPFYAD
- a CDS encoding 4Fe-4S dicluster domain-containing protein, producing the protein MAKQMAFYFDQNRCMGCNTCVVACKDWNNVKPGKASWRKLNITESGAFPDVKVFNLVLSCNHCANPACTAACPVGAIYKRKEDGIVIVDRDKCQNIRSCAVACPYGAPQFGDDKSEPVKKASWAVKHPVQKCTFCWDRLEDGLAPACVASCPQRALDFGTVEEISAKYPTAQRTAVGMPDSSKDSNGNTLTSGDTVPSIFFKPKN